The following are from one region of the Nitrospiraceae bacterium genome:
- a CDS encoding proline dehydrogenase family protein, which yields MHPGGPSLEPEIRRIGEQLARLSAGQAPSMFNLRWWSQAAINLAMHDSAFKTQLFRFIDVLPSVVDDARVVTLAQEYLGNVSAQIFGAQWGLHAMAATQLGARLTGKAIRTQVEQMARSFIAGGTVAEAEPVLAELWTQGRSWSVDLLGEATISDREGDRYRDRCLKALHELTQIATEWPSVPLLERDHLGLIPRVQLSLKISALSPHLDPIDPEGSYRSVVARLHPILDLAMKLPASLIFDMEQAETKDLLIEIFTRLFSEPAYRTCPHVGLALQAYHRETQRDVDHLLTWVRHRSAPITMRLVKGAYWDSDIIRYRQRGWSIPLFEQKVETDTNYETLTQTLLTHTTIIRPAFGTHNLRTLAHIEATARSLKLSPETWEYQMIFGMAEPFQQAITQLGRRLRLYAPIGELLPGMAYLVRRLLENTSNESFLRKEYVESESLTTLLAPPSSGSAAPAKTASSRGAENVGFYNEPTSNFAEAGRRVAMQTALATVRAHLGKKWASSIGSGQPSGPVIESRNPNRPDEAIGHVTTARPDEIDQAVRSAVTGWQRWRETAAEDRVNILRGAASLMRQRRDELAAWEILECGKPWREADADLAEAIDFLEFYAAEWQRLAIPARLGSEPGELNHRSYHPRGVTAVIAPWNFPLAIPTGMVSAALVTGNPVVFKPSERSSVLGQILTDILRQAGVPDEALCCVAGGPEIGRLLVQHSDVATIAFTGSKDVGLNIMRDASAVAPGQIMIKRVIAEMGGKNAIIVDETADLDEAITGIVTSFTGYAGQKCSACSRAIVHASIYDLFLDRLKEAVLSLIIGNPEEPGTQVGPVIDSRAQTKITEHIAMGKQDARLVVERAVPGPGWYVGPTVFADVKPTHRLAQEEIFGPVLAVMKAESFQEALTLANATSYALTGGVYSRSPENLALAQQQFDVGNLYLNRPITGALVGRQPFGGHRFSGVGSKAGGQDYLMQFTVSRIISENTLRRGFAPIE from the coding sequence ATGCACCCAGGTGGTCCTTCCCTGGAACCAGAAATCCGTCGCATTGGTGAGCAACTTGCCCGTCTTTCAGCCGGTCAGGCACCGAGCATGTTCAACCTCCGCTGGTGGTCGCAAGCGGCCATCAACTTGGCTATGCATGACAGCGCCTTCAAGACACAGCTGTTTCGCTTCATCGACGTATTACCTTCGGTCGTCGACGATGCGCGAGTCGTGACCCTCGCGCAAGAGTATTTGGGAAATGTGAGTGCGCAAATCTTCGGGGCGCAATGGGGGCTCCATGCGATGGCGGCGACGCAGCTTGGCGCTCGGCTCACCGGAAAAGCGATCAGGACCCAAGTTGAACAGATGGCCAGGAGTTTTATTGCCGGCGGCACAGTCGCTGAAGCGGAACCGGTGTTGGCTGAGCTGTGGACGCAGGGACGGTCCTGGTCCGTCGATCTCCTGGGAGAAGCCACCATCAGTGACCGCGAAGGCGACCGGTATCGGGATCGATGCCTGAAGGCCTTGCACGAACTGACCCAGATTGCCACGGAATGGCCGTCCGTCCCGTTGCTGGAACGGGATCATCTTGGTCTTATCCCGCGCGTTCAGCTTTCGCTCAAGATTTCGGCGCTGTCGCCACATCTGGACCCGATCGACCCCGAGGGCAGCTATCGGTCCGTCGTAGCACGGTTACATCCCATCCTCGACCTGGCGATGAAGCTCCCGGCTTCCCTGATCTTCGACATGGAACAGGCTGAGACGAAGGATCTGCTGATAGAAATTTTTACCAGGCTGTTTTCAGAACCGGCCTATCGGACATGTCCGCACGTGGGGCTTGCGCTTCAGGCGTACCATCGAGAGACACAGCGGGACGTCGATCATCTCCTTACGTGGGTCCGTCATCGGTCGGCTCCGATCACCATGCGCTTGGTGAAAGGCGCTTACTGGGATTCGGATATCATTCGCTACCGGCAACGAGGATGGTCGATTCCCCTCTTCGAGCAAAAAGTCGAGACGGATACCAACTATGAAACGCTCACCCAGACCCTGCTAACCCACACGACGATTATCCGACCCGCTTTCGGTACGCATAACCTCCGGACGCTGGCCCACATCGAGGCTACGGCCAGATCACTCAAGCTGTCTCCGGAAACCTGGGAGTATCAGATGATCTTTGGAATGGCCGAGCCCTTTCAGCAGGCCATCACTCAACTGGGACGCCGCTTGCGACTCTATGCCCCGATCGGAGAACTTCTCCCCGGAATGGCCTACCTCGTCCGACGCTTGCTTGAAAACACGTCGAATGAATCGTTTCTCCGCAAGGAGTATGTGGAATCAGAATCTTTGACGACGTTGCTCGCTCCTCCTTCATCAGGAAGCGCCGCGCCAGCTAAAACAGCCTCCTCACGAGGCGCCGAGAATGTCGGATTTTACAATGAGCCGACCAGCAACTTTGCAGAGGCCGGCCGCCGGGTTGCAATGCAGACCGCCCTCGCGACAGTCCGAGCGCACCTGGGCAAGAAGTGGGCATCTTCAATCGGAAGCGGCCAGCCATCCGGTCCGGTCATCGAGTCTCGCAACCCGAACCGGCCGGATGAGGCAATCGGGCACGTGACAACTGCGCGGCCCGATGAGATCGACCAAGCTGTACGAAGTGCGGTCACAGGCTGGCAGCGTTGGCGCGAGACAGCTGCGGAGGATCGTGTCAACATTCTGCGCGGAGCCGCTTCGCTCATGCGACAGCGCCGCGACGAGCTGGCCGCCTGGGAGATTTTAGAATGCGGTAAACCCTGGCGGGAAGCGGACGCTGATCTGGCAGAGGCCATCGATTTTCTGGAGTTCTATGCCGCGGAATGGCAACGACTCGCCATCCCGGCACGGTTGGGATCCGAGCCGGGGGAACTCAATCACCGTTCGTATCACCCGCGAGGGGTGACGGCGGTCATCGCCCCGTGGAATTTTCCACTGGCCATTCCGACCGGCATGGTCTCGGCAGCTCTCGTGACGGGTAATCCCGTCGTCTTTAAACCCTCTGAGCGGTCCTCCGTCTTGGGGCAGATCCTGACGGACATCCTTCGCCAGGCCGGGGTACCGGATGAAGCGTTGTGCTGTGTGGCCGGTGGGCCGGAGATCGGGCGGCTATTGGTGCAGCACTCTGACGTGGCCACGATCGCATTTACCGGCTCGAAGGACGTGGGCCTGAACATCATGAGAGATGCAAGTGCCGTTGCGCCAGGACAGATTATGATCAAGCGTGTCATAGCCGAAATGGGAGGCAAGAACGCAATCATCGTCGATGAGACGGCAGATCTCGACGAAGCCATCACCGGTATCGTCACCTCCTTTACTGGCTATGCCGGCCAAAAGTGTTCCGCCTGTTCTCGGGCGATTGTGCATGCCTCAATCTATGACCTATTTCTTGATCGGCTGAAAGAAGCAGTCCTGAGCCTCATCATCGGGAACCCCGAAGAACCGGGCACGCAGGTCGGACCGGTGATCGACAGCCGCGCCCAGACGAAAATCACCGAACACATCGCGATGGGAAAACAGGATGCCCGCTTGGTCGTCGAACGGGCTGTACCTGGTCCCGGATGGTATGTGGGGCCGACAGTATTTGCCGATGTCAAGCCGACGCATCGGCTCGCGCAGGAAGAAATCTTCGGACCTGTGCTCGCAGTGATGAAAGCCGAATCGTTTCAGGAGGCCTTGACGCTGGCCAACGCAACGTCCTATGCGCTCACCGGCGGCGTCTATTCACGAAGCCCAGAGAATTTAGCCCTCGCACAGCAGCAGTTCGATGTGGGAAATCTGTATCTCAACCGGCCGATAACCGGTGCACTCGTCGGTCGACAGCCTTTTGGTGGACATCGCTTTTCCGGAGTCGGATCAAAGGCGGGGGGACAGGACTATCTGATGCAATTCACGGTCAGTCGAATCATTAGCGAAAATACGCTGCGCAGGGGCTTCGCGCCAATCGAATGA
- the bioD gene encoding dethiobiotin synthase — protein MRRTGQSTHTGVFITGTDTAVGKTLVSAVLALQMKQQGYTVGVMKPIETGVSKARLAQSDGARLQGIVESDEALGAISPFRFELPLTPLAAAQAEGRQIDPAVIYKVYRLLSDRYECLVMEGVGGVHVPLAPKFAVIDLVAHLKLPAVVVGRSRLGGINHALLTVEALQRRKIPIVALVLNQTEPVRSKIDRLQERTTVEILRKKAGVPVIGPLPYRSELSRQFRRSATRLAHSAAIKKLAKVVRRAMK, from the coding sequence ATGCGCCGAACTGGTCAATCCACACACACGGGAGTGTTCATTACTGGAACAGACACGGCCGTTGGAAAAACTCTCGTCTCGGCCGTCCTTGCCCTTCAGATGAAGCAGCAAGGCTATACGGTAGGCGTCATGAAGCCGATTGAGACCGGTGTCTCGAAAGCCAGGCTGGCTCAGTCTGATGGAGCACGGTTGCAAGGCATCGTCGAATCCGATGAAGCCCTGGGAGCCATCAGCCCCTTTCGATTCGAGTTGCCGCTCACGCCGCTGGCGGCAGCACAAGCCGAAGGGCGGCAGATCGACCCGGCAGTGATCTACAAAGTCTATCGACTTCTTTCCGATCGGTATGAATGCCTTGTGATGGAAGGAGTCGGCGGGGTGCATGTGCCACTCGCTCCCAAATTCGCGGTAATTGATCTTGTCGCTCACTTGAAGCTTCCGGCGGTGGTTGTGGGTCGATCCCGACTAGGCGGGATCAATCACGCCTTGCTGACCGTCGAAGCCCTTCAGCGCCGGAAAATACCCATCGTGGCACTAGTTCTGAATCAAACCGAGCCGGTGCGATCGAAGATCGATCGTTTGCAGGAACGAACCACAGTCGAGATTCTGCGGAAGAAGGCGGGCGTGCCGGTGATCGGCCCACTCCCTTATCGATCGGAACTGTCACGCCAATTTCGACGGTCGGCTACGCGGCTGGCCCATTCGGCAGCAATAAAGAAACTGGCCAAGGTCGTTAGGAGAGCAATGAAATGA
- a CDS encoding Rieske 2Fe-2S domain-containing protein produces the protein MGEFVRVAGTADVKPGHGIVAEASGKTLAVFNVDGTFHVIDNTCVHRGGPLGEGDLTGNVVTCPWHGWEYDVTTGGCVNNPAAKVERYEVKVEGSDVKVLL, from the coding sequence ATGGGGGAGTTTGTTCGAGTGGCCGGCACGGCAGATGTCAAACCGGGTCACGGCATTGTCGCAGAAGCCAGCGGCAAGACTCTCGCGGTCTTCAATGTGGACGGTACGTTCCACGTCATTGACAATACCTGCGTGCACCGCGGCGGGCCTCTTGGTGAAGGCGACCTCACAGGGAACGTGGTCACCTGTCCCTGGCATGGATGGGAATATGATGTGACCACCGGCGGATGTGTGAATAATCCTGCGGCAAAAGTGGAACGGTACGAAGTGAAGGTCGAGGGCTCCGACGTCAAAGTTCTTCTCTAG
- a CDS encoding dihydrolipoamide acetyltransferase family protein: MASRVVMPKLSDTMEEGVLLAWKKREGDQVQAGEVLAEIETDKAVMDLEAFASGVLRKILVQNGETVPSGTLIGVIGEPDEDITAALTDTIAATPAAGSSTKASTAPGAGPVVAPPTRAEGVHPIASPRAKALAAERGIDLSTIAGTGPGGRIVEDDVVKAVPVTQVMPPGTDHPLSQMRKAIARATSQSKAPVPHFYLTIDIDMNPAERFRDQSKQSRQNHPSVTDLLIKTAALALSRHPEINVSYTGDAIRRHASIDIGVAVGMEDGLITPVIRDCGCKSLHDISTESRTLIERAKQKRLRPDEYTGATFSISNLGMFDVENFIAVLIPPQAASIAVGAIQDVPVVRKGTIVPGRRMKVTLSCDHRALDGLQGAEFLKTFKWCLEHPQELIQRGTTP; this comes from the coding sequence ATGGCTAGCCGCGTCGTCATGCCCAAACTCAGCGATACGATGGAAGAAGGTGTCCTGCTGGCCTGGAAGAAACGCGAAGGCGACCAGGTTCAGGCAGGGGAGGTCCTCGCTGAAATCGAAACCGACAAAGCCGTCATGGACCTCGAGGCGTTCGCATCCGGCGTCCTGCGCAAGATCCTGGTGCAGAACGGGGAAACCGTCCCCTCGGGAACGCTGATCGGCGTCATCGGCGAGCCAGATGAAGACATCACCGCGGCATTGACCGACACCATCGCCGCTACGCCGGCCGCAGGAAGCAGCACAAAAGCAAGCACGGCGCCCGGTGCGGGCCCGGTGGTGGCTCCGCCGACCCGTGCAGAGGGTGTTCATCCCATCGCCTCGCCTCGTGCGAAGGCTCTTGCCGCCGAACGAGGGATCGACCTTTCCACCATCGCAGGCACTGGCCCTGGCGGGCGGATTGTCGAAGACGATGTCGTGAAGGCGGTACCTGTGACGCAGGTCATGCCTCCGGGAACAGACCACCCGTTGAGCCAGATGCGAAAAGCCATTGCCCGGGCCACCAGTCAAAGCAAGGCACCGGTACCGCACTTCTACCTCACCATCGACATCGATATGAATCCGGCTGAGCGATTCCGCGATCAGAGCAAACAGAGCCGTCAGAACCATCCATCCGTTACCGATCTGTTGATCAAAACTGCGGCTCTGGCCCTCAGTCGCCATCCTGAGATCAACGTGTCTTACACCGGTGACGCGATTAGGCGGCATGCAAGCATCGATATCGGTGTGGCGGTTGGCATGGAAGATGGCCTCATCACGCCGGTTATTCGCGACTGCGGCTGTAAGTCACTCCACGACATCTCGACTGAATCCCGAACACTAATCGAACGGGCCAAACAGAAACGGTTGCGCCCCGATGAGTACACTGGCGCCACATTTTCCATCTCCAACCTTGGAATGTTCGATGTGGAAAACTTTATCGCTGTGCTTATTCCGCCCCAGGCAGCCTCAATCGCTGTGGGCGCCATCCAAGATGTGCCAGTCGTACGGAAAGGCACCATAGTACCTGGCCGACGCATGAAGGTCACGTTGTCATGCGATCACCGAGCCTTAGATGGATTACAAGGCGCGGAATTCTTGAAGACCTTCAAGTGGTGTCTGGAGCACCCTCAAGAGCTTATTCAACGAGGAACGACTCCATGA
- a CDS encoding SDR family NAD(P)-dependent oxidoreductase — protein MHQRASAVLVTGASGGIGRAISVAFASRGWYVGVHYFQSKAAAESTRQAVLRAGGTGDLYQADIRQKNDVQLMMDVYRRTARKHNVFVCNAGVGSGELLIRQKEEDWTQVMATNLTGTFHCLCAMAEVLIEQGGGAIIVIGSYAGLHGSPGQAAYATSKAGLIGLIKTAAHEWGPYNVRVNLVLPGWQNTSLAGEAMPGPDGLTDHLLGRSPALSEVAKTVVHLAELSDVSGQIWNCDSREL, from the coding sequence ATGCATCAGCGCGCGTCGGCGGTCCTTGTGACCGGTGCATCTGGAGGAATCGGGCGAGCTATCAGCGTGGCGTTCGCGTCGAGAGGTTGGTATGTCGGCGTACATTATTTTCAGAGCAAGGCGGCGGCCGAAAGCACACGACAGGCCGTCCTGAGAGCGGGAGGGACGGGCGATCTTTACCAAGCCGACATTCGACAGAAAAACGATGTTCAACTGATGATGGATGTATATCGCCGAACTGCAAGGAAACACAATGTATTTGTGTGCAATGCTGGTGTTGGGTCAGGCGAGCTTCTCATCCGCCAAAAGGAAGAAGACTGGACCCAGGTCATGGCAACGAATCTCACCGGGACATTTCATTGCCTCTGCGCCATGGCCGAAGTACTCATCGAGCAAGGCGGGGGAGCCATCATTGTCATCGGTTCATATGCGGGCCTGCATGGGAGCCCCGGCCAAGCTGCCTATGCTACATCGAAGGCGGGGCTCATCGGCTTGATAAAAACCGCTGCTCATGAATGGGGACCCTATAACGTGCGAGTAAATCTTGTGCTACCTGGGTGGCAAAACACGAGCCTCGCTGGAGAGGCCATGCCTGGGCCTGATGGATTGACCGATCACCTACTGGGACGATCCCCTGCCCTTTCGGAAGTGGCCAAGACGGTCGTTCATCTGGCGGAACTGTCTGATGTGTCGGGACAGATCTGGAATTGTGATAGCCGAGAATTGTGA
- a CDS encoding Mrp/NBP35 family ATP-binding protein has product MADEHAHGTQPAEGKDNLIPGVKHAIAISSGKGGVGKSTVAANLACALALAGVKVGLLDADLYGPNIPMMMGSTKGPEQKDGKILPVENYGVKLISMAFLVPEESPLVWRGPMVHQYLQAFLRDVLWGELDYLLIDLPPGTGDVQLSLSQMVPLAGAITVTTPQEVALYDVRKGMAMFQKVNVPLLGIIENMSYFVCSHCGERTEIFSYGGGERAAEKLAVPFLGRIPIDPAIRDGGDTGHPIVVADPASPQAAAFRDIAQKIIAEVGGAGQGSTPIESLLKKIKKPFTNN; this is encoded by the coding sequence ATGGCCGACGAACATGCGCATGGCACACAACCAGCTGAGGGAAAAGACAACCTGATTCCCGGCGTGAAACACGCTATCGCGATAAGCAGCGGCAAAGGTGGGGTGGGAAAATCGACTGTAGCAGCAAACCTCGCTTGCGCACTCGCGCTGGCCGGCGTCAAAGTCGGACTGTTGGATGCAGATCTCTACGGCCCGAACATCCCGATGATGATGGGAAGTACCAAAGGTCCCGAGCAGAAAGACGGCAAGATTCTACCAGTTGAAAACTATGGTGTGAAACTTATCTCCATGGCTTTCCTCGTTCCGGAAGAATCTCCGCTCGTGTGGCGTGGACCGATGGTCCATCAATACCTGCAAGCGTTCTTGCGCGACGTCCTGTGGGGCGAACTGGACTACCTGCTCATCGATCTACCACCTGGCACCGGAGACGTCCAACTTTCTTTGTCGCAAATGGTGCCGCTGGCCGGTGCCATCACGGTGACCACGCCACAAGAAGTCGCGCTCTACGACGTCCGGAAGGGCATGGCCATGTTTCAAAAGGTGAATGTCCCGCTCCTCGGCATCATCGAAAACATGAGTTATTTCGTCTGCAGCCATTGCGGGGAACGGACCGAGATCTTCTCGTATGGAGGCGGTGAGCGAGCGGCGGAGAAGCTTGCCGTGCCCTTCCTCGGACGGATCCCCATCGATCCGGCAATTCGTGACGGAGGCGACACCGGACATCCTATTGTCGTGGCCGATCCGGCCTCCCCGCAGGCCGCCGCGTTCCGTGATATTGCGCAGAAGATCATCGCCGAGGTGGGTGGTGCAGGGCAGGGGAGTACGCCGATCGAGAGCCTGCTCAAGAAGATCAAAAAACCCTTCACAAACAACTAA
- the thiE gene encoding thiamine phosphate synthase, whose protein sequence is MTANNHRRSLQGLYIILDPSVCPGRSLRDVLTQSAAAGAKIFQYRNKMASMKEAYAEALILRKIAAEEGALFIVNDRCDLAQAVEADGVHLGQGDLPYIEARMLLGSAKIIGLSTHNAEQVRQADKLNPDYIGFGPIFKPASKHDHDPVVGLEGLQQIRPLTALPIFAIGGIQADQVKTTLQAGANGIAVISAVLTAPDVKKAVAQLISLLS, encoded by the coding sequence ATGACAGCCAACAACCATCGACGCTCACTCCAGGGACTGTACATCATTCTTGATCCCTCAGTTTGCCCAGGACGATCCCTGCGCGATGTGCTGACACAATCGGCAGCGGCTGGTGCAAAGATCTTTCAATATCGCAACAAGATGGCTTCGATGAAGGAAGCCTATGCTGAAGCCTTGATTCTGCGGAAGATCGCGGCGGAAGAGGGGGCACTGTTCATCGTCAATGATCGCTGCGATCTGGCACAGGCGGTGGAGGCTGACGGGGTGCATCTAGGCCAGGGTGACCTGCCCTACATCGAGGCAAGGATGCTGTTGGGGTCGGCCAAAATCATCGGCTTGTCAACTCACAATGCCGAGCAGGTGCGACAAGCGGACAAGCTAAATCCCGACTACATCGGGTTCGGGCCGATCTTTAAGCCTGCTTCGAAACACGACCACGATCCGGTCGTCGGGTTGGAAGGGTTGCAGCAGATCCGACCCCTCACGGCACTTCCCATCTTTGCCATCGGCGGGATCCAAGCGGACCAAGTTAAGACCACCCTGCAGGCGGGCGCCAATGGCATCGCTGTTATCTCGGCAGTGCTGACCGCACCGGATGTAAAAAAGGCCGTCGCGCAACTCATTTCATTGCTCTCCTAA
- the pdhA gene encoding pyruvate dehydrogenase (acetyl-transferring) E1 component subunit alpha: protein MDRADLLSLYRDMLLIRRFEEKSAEMYALAKIAGFLHLYIGEEAIAVGAITALRPDDYVISSYRDHGHCLARGSDPGRVMAELFGKATGLCKGKGGSMHLIDVPRRFMGGYAIVGGHIPLGVGLAFATKYQKLDLVTVCFFGEGAVPSGQAHEALNLAALWKLPVIFICENNRYGMGTPAERAIALYTDVAGMARSHGIAAERVDGMDVLAVRSLMRKVVDQVRAGQGPFFLEAMTYRFMGHSMADPAHGHYRTKEEVEEHRKHDPLLSLKETILRHNLGTEADFKQLERDISEVVMAAVKFAEESPFPAPSDLHNDVLVKE, encoded by the coding sequence ATGGACCGAGCCGACCTGCTCTCGCTCTATCGGGACATGCTGCTGATCCGCCGGTTTGAAGAAAAATCGGCGGAGATGTATGCCCTCGCCAAGATTGCCGGCTTCTTGCATCTCTATATTGGAGAAGAGGCGATCGCTGTCGGCGCCATTACCGCGCTCCGGCCGGATGACTACGTGATCAGCAGCTACCGCGACCACGGACACTGTCTGGCCCGCGGCTCCGACCCGGGACGAGTCATGGCCGAACTCTTCGGCAAGGCGACCGGCCTATGCAAAGGGAAGGGCGGCTCCATGCACCTCATAGACGTCCCACGCCGGTTCATGGGCGGTTACGCCATCGTGGGTGGCCACATCCCGCTTGGAGTGGGTCTGGCCTTTGCGACCAAGTATCAAAAGCTCGATCTCGTCACGGTCTGTTTCTTCGGTGAAGGGGCGGTGCCGAGTGGGCAGGCACACGAAGCGCTCAATCTGGCCGCCCTGTGGAAACTTCCCGTGATCTTCATCTGCGAGAACAATCGCTATGGCATGGGCACGCCGGCTGAACGGGCAATCGCGCTCTATACTGATGTGGCAGGGATGGCCCGTTCCCATGGCATTGCGGCAGAGCGTGTCGATGGGATGGATGTCCTGGCGGTCCGTTCACTGATGCGGAAGGTGGTGGATCAGGTTCGCGCGGGACAAGGACCATTTTTCCTCGAAGCGATGACCTACCGATTCATGGGCCATTCGATGGCCGACCCGGCGCATGGACATTACCGAACCAAAGAGGAAGTGGAAGAGCATCGCAAGCATGACCCGCTCCTGTCGCTGAAGGAGACAATCCTGCGCCACAATCTGGGCACGGAGGCCGACTTCAAACAGCTCGAACGAGATATCAGTGAGGTGGTGATGGCCGCCGTCAAGTTTGCAGAGGAAAGTCCCTTCCCGGCGCCGTCGGACTTGCACAACGATGTGCTGGTGAAGGAATAG
- a CDS encoding pyruvate dehydrogenase complex E1 component subunit beta: protein MVLSYRDALNQAMREEMRRDSRIFLIGEEVAYYQGAFKVSKGFMEEFGPQRVIDTPITEAGFTGLAIGAAMAGLHPIVELMTFNFGILALDQIVNNAAKLHYMSGGQLTAPLVIRGPGSAAHQLGAQHSQSLEAWFCHVPGLKVMAPATPHDAKGLLKSAIRDENPVIFIEAQLLYATKGEVAEGEYTIPVGVAEVKRAGDDVTIVAYSKMLLLALDAADQLSREGIEAEVVDPRTLRPLDIQTIAASVKKTGRLVIVEEGWPFCGLGAQIAESVYAAAFDYLDAPILRVTGEDVPMPYCRPLEDAAIPDQVRVVAAVKSVCGKR, encoded by the coding sequence ATGGTGCTGTCGTACCGGGACGCGCTCAATCAAGCGATGCGGGAAGAAATGCGTCGAGACTCGCGCATTTTTCTGATTGGCGAAGAGGTTGCGTACTACCAGGGCGCCTTTAAGGTGAGCAAGGGTTTCATGGAAGAGTTCGGCCCGCAGCGGGTGATTGACACGCCGATCACGGAAGCTGGCTTCACGGGCCTGGCCATCGGCGCTGCCATGGCAGGATTACATCCCATTGTCGAACTCATGACGTTCAATTTTGGCATTCTCGCGCTGGATCAGATCGTCAACAACGCTGCTAAGCTGCACTATATGTCAGGCGGGCAGCTCACGGCTCCCCTCGTGATCCGTGGTCCAGGCAGTGCTGCTCACCAATTGGGCGCCCAGCATTCGCAGAGCCTGGAGGCGTGGTTCTGCCACGTCCCGGGGTTGAAAGTAATGGCGCCGGCGACCCCCCACGATGCCAAAGGCTTGCTTAAGAGCGCGATCCGGGACGAGAACCCCGTCATCTTCATCGAGGCCCAGTTACTCTATGCAACGAAGGGCGAGGTTGCCGAAGGGGAGTACACGATTCCCGTCGGGGTCGCCGAGGTGAAACGCGCAGGGGACGACGTCACGATCGTTGCCTACTCGAAGATGCTCTTGCTCGCGTTGGACGCGGCCGACCAACTGAGTCGCGAGGGTATCGAGGCGGAGGTCGTCGATCCACGGACTCTCAGACCGCTGGATATCCAGACGATCGCCGCCTCAGTGAAGAAAACTGGGCGCCTGGTGATCGTCGAAGAAGGCTGGCCGTTCTGTGGCCTCGGCGCGCAGATTGCCGAGAGTGTATACGCGGCGGCGTTTGACTATCTCGATGCGCCCATCCTGCGCGTCACCGGGGAAGACGTGCCGATGCCCTACTGCCGTCCGCTGGAGGATGCGGCCATTCCGGATCAAGTGCGCGTCGTCGCAGCTGTAAAATCAGTCTGCGGTAAGCGGTAA